The Setaria viridis chromosome 6, Setaria_viridis_v4.0, whole genome shotgun sequence genome contains a region encoding:
- the LOC117861728 gene encoding probable methyltransferase At1g29790 has translation MEAADLLDGNGKNKPPPQPRRRRWYCSTTAVTLLMFLLTNTVSIVVSSGAGPSLLRRYKPSTIRLWDGSAALLADLNATQADLAASRAELAGLYARVGTANELLRTLLDAMAARDAADIVAIAGGWKREPSGELKLAVGPHNTSMTAGHGRNATGEAATAVFPALGHGCVRVQDDLERYMNYTPGGECPSDEALAHRLMRSGCEPLTRRRCRAPSPKGYRQPSPLPTSLWVTPPDTSVLWDAYYPCKNYSCLASSRGVDLRRVGREKARWARDDGALSYSIATVLATRPNGTVRVGLDLAGGRSSYSPGTFAARMLDHGVTVVTAAVSAAAPLNSFVASRGLVSVHVTAAHRLPFFDRTLDIVHAAAGGLGDGGGSRVPADVMLEFALFDVYRVLRPGGLFWLDHFPCPGAQLNATVAPMLGRVGFKKLRWNTGRGKEKDQWYVSALLEKPMA, from the coding sequence ATGGAGGCCGCCGACCTCCTCGACGGGAACGGGAAGaacaagccgccgccgcagcccaggcggcggcggtggtacTGCAGCACGACGGCGGTCACGCTGCTCATGTTCCTGCTCACCAACACCGTCTCCATCGTCGTCTCCTCGGgcgccggcccctccctcctccgccgctaCAAGCCCTCCACCATCCGCCTCTGGGACGGCTCTGCCGCGCTCCTCGCCGACCTCAACGCCACGcaggccgacctcgccgccagcCGCGCCGAGCTCGCGGGACTCTACGCCCGCGTCGGCACCGCCAACGAGCTCCTCCGCACCCTGCTCGACGCCATGGCCGCGCGGGACGCCGCGGACAtcgtcgccatcgccggcggATGGAAGCGAGAGCCCTCCGGCGAGCTGAAGCTGGCCGTCGGACCACATAACACGTCCATGACCGCCGGACACGGCCGGAACGCcaccggcgaggcggcgacggcggtgttCCCGGCTCTGGGCCACGGGTGCGTCCGCGTCCAGGACGACCTCGAGCGATACATGAACTACACTCCCGGTGGGGAGTGCCCGTCCGACGAGGCGCTGGCGCACCGGCTGATGCGCAGCGGTTGCGAGCCCCTAACGCGGCGCCGGTGCCGCGCGCCGTCGCCCAAGGGGTACCGGCAAccgtcgccgctgccgacgAGCCTCTGGGTCACGCCACCGGACACCAGCGTGCTCTGGGACGCGTACTACCCGTGCAAGAACTACTCGTGCCTGGCGAGCTCCCGCGGCGTCGACCTCCGCCGCGTCGGCCGGGAGAAGGCCCGGTGGGCGCGCGACGACGGCGCGCTGTCCTACTCCATCGCCACCGTGCTCGCGACCCGCCCCAACGGCACGGTGCGCGTCGgcctcgacctcgccggcggcaggtCCTCCTACTCCCCCGGCACGTTCGCGGCGCGGATGCTGGATCACGGGGTCACCGTGGTGACCGCGGCCgtgagcgccgccgcgccgctcaaCAGCTTCGTCGCGTCGCGGGGGCTCGTCTCCGTGCACGTCACCGCCGCGCACCGGCTGCCCTTCTTCGACCGCACGCTCGACATCGTgcacgcggcggcgggtggcctcggcgacggcggcggatcgAGGGTCCCCGCCGACGTGATGCTGGAGTTCGCGCTGTTCGACGTGTACAGGGTGCTGAGGCCCGGGGGCCTGTTCTGGCTCGACCACTTCCCCTGCCCCGGGGCGCAGCTCAACGCGACGGTGGCGCCAATGCTTGGTCGCGTCGGGTTCAAGAAGCTCCGGTGGAACACCGGCcgggggaaggagaaggaccagTGGTACGTCTCGGCGCTGTTGGAGAAGCCCATGGCATAA
- the LOC117860882 gene encoding probable methyltransferase At1g29790, with amino-acid sequence MASNLSPYPAKKGFIHCCCCIMGSMDYDIGKKPRPDQHHQQQQQRRSRAVVVLLFLTNAASILVFSGAGAALHAHVGRRYPAAVHAWGSSKLLRELNVTGLALAASHAEVVDLSNRLTAANKQLEAILGGGSAAKRDMEAAREEQRQAAAANGGLWRRERDLPAGGELRWAVGPHRRPGAGGEVMFPAVGQACHRHRGDLERYMNYTAGGECPSDEAFAQRLMLKGCEPLPRRRCRPRTPAGYVEPAPLPASLWAIPPDTSVVWDAYTCKNYSCLVNRGKAKGGSYDCKDCFDLRGREKDRWMRRAGNNDDDDDREKNSLDYTIDGVLATFPKGTARIGLDIGGGTGTFAARMRERGVTVVTTSMNFDGPFCGFIASRGLVAMHLSVAARLPFPDGALDLVHSMHVLSGWIPDAVLELALFDVFRVLRPGGVFWLDHFFGLGAQLDATYVPMFERIGFEKLRWNAGRKLDRGVEMDEWYISALLRKPRR; translated from the coding sequence ATGGCATCAAACTTGTCGCCGTATCCAGCAAAAAAAGGGTTCATACATTGCTGCTGTTGCATCATGGGGAGCATGGACTACGACATTGGCAAGAAGCCCAGACCAGACCAGcatcatcagcagcagcagcagaggaggTCGAGGGCCGTGGTGGTGCTCCTGTTCCTGACGAACGCGGCGTCCATCCTCGtcttctccggcgccggcgcggcgctccACGCCCACGTCGGCAGGCGCTACCCGGCGGCCGTCCACGCGTGGGGCTCGTCCAAGCTGCTCCGCGAGCTCAACGTCACCGGCCTGGCGCTCGCGGCCAGCCACGCCGAGGTGGTGGACCTGTCGAACCGCCTGACCGCGGCCAACAAGCAGCTCGAGGCCATCCTgggcggcggctcggccgcCAAGCGCGACATGGAGGCCGCCCgggaggagcagcggcaggcggcggcggccaacggCGGGCtgtggcggcgggagcgggaccTCCCCGCCGGTGGTGAGCTTCGGTGGGCGGTCGGCCCGCACAggcggcccggcgccggcggtgaggtGATGTTCCCGGCGGTGGGGCAGGCGTGCCACCGGCACCGCGGCGACCTGGAGCGGTACATGAACTACACCGCCGGCGGGGAGTGCCCCTCCGACGAGGCGTTCGCGCAGCGGCTGATGCTCAAGGGGTGcgagccgctgccgcgccgccggtgccggccgCGCACCCCCGCCGGGTACGTGgagccggcgccgctgccggcgagccTGTGGGCGATCCCGCCCGACACCAGCGTCGTCTGGGACGCGTACACCTGCAAGAACTACTCCTGCCTCGTGAACCGCGGGAAGGCCAAGGGCGGCAGCTACGACTGCAAGGACTGCTTCGACCTCCGCGGCCGGGAGAAGGACCGCTGGATGCGCCGCGCCGgcaacaacgacgacgacgacgaccgggAGAAGAACTCGCTCGACTACACCATCGACGGCGTGCTCGCCACGTTTCCAAAAGGCACGGCGCGGATCGGGCTGGACATCGGCGGCGGGACGGGCACCTTCGCGGCGCGGATGCGTGAGCGCGGCGTGACGGTGGTGACGACGTCGATGAACTTCGACGGGCCGTTCTGCGGCTTCATCGCGTCGCGGGGGCTGGTGGCGATGCACCTGAGCGTGGCGGCGCGGCTGCCGTTCCCGGACGGGGCGCTGGACCTGGTGCACTCGATGCACGTGCTCAGCGGCTGGATCCCCGACGCGGTGCTGGAGCTCGCGCTCTTCGACGTGTTCCGGGTGCTCCGGCCCGGCGGCGTGTTCTGGCTCGACCACTTCTTCGGCCTGGGGGCGCAGCTGGACGCCACGTACGTGCCCATGTTTGAGCGGATCGGGTTCGAGAAGCTCCGGTGGAACGCCGGGCGGAAGCTCGACCGGGGCGTCGAGATGGACGAGTGGTACATCTCCGCGCTGCTCCGGAAGCCCAGGAGGTGA
- the LOC117859799 gene encoding ent-kaurenoic acid oxidase, producing the protein MAVGVGDGVASPPAMWWAPVVAAVVGALLLFFLLDAGARRLHGWYREAALGAARRARLPPGEMGWPVVGAMWAFLRAFKSGKPDAFVASFIRRFGRTGVYRAFMFSSPTILVTTPEACKQVLMDDDGFVTGWPKATVALIGPKSFVAMPYDEHRRLRKLTAAPINGFDALTAYLPFIDRTVTSSLRAWSGECADGGEVEFLTELRRMTFKIIVQIFLGGADDATMHALERSYTDLNYGMRAMAINLPGFAYRRALGARRRLVSVLQGVLDERRAATAKGFTRSSSVDMMDRLIEVEDEHGRRLDDDEIIDILIMYLNAGHESSGHITMWATVFLQENPDIFAKAKAEQEAIMRSIPPTQQGLTLRDFRKMGYLSQVIDETLRFVNISFVSFRQATKDVFVNGYLIPKGWKVQLWYRSVHMDPQVYPDPKKFNPSRWEGHSPRAGTFLPFGLGARLCPGNDLAKLEISVFLHHFLLGYRLTRTNPSCRVRYLPHPRPVDNCLAKITRVSDEY; encoded by the exons ATGGCCGTGGGTGTGGGCGATGGCGTGGCGAGCCCACCGGCGATGTGGTgggcgccggtggtggcggccgtcgtcggcgcgttgctcctcttcttcctcctcgacgCCGGGGCGCGGAGGCTCCACGGGTGGTACAgggaggcggcgctgggcgcggcgaggcgggcgcGGCTGCCGCCGGGGGAGATGGGCTGGCCCGTCGTCGGCGCCATGTGGGCCTTCCTCCGCGCCTTCAAGTCCGGCAAGCCCGACGCCTTCGTCGCCTCCTTCATCCGACG GTTTGGCCGCACTGGCGTGTACCGAGCTTTCATGTTCAGCAGCCCGACGATCCTGGTGACGACGCCGGAGGCGTGCAAGCAGGTGCTCATGGACGACGACGGCTTCGTCACCGGGTGGCCCAAGGCCACGGTGGCGCTCATCGGGCCCAAGTCGTTCGTGGCCATGCCCTACGACGAGCACCGCCGCCTGCGCAAGCTCACCGCCGCGCCCATCAACGGCTTCGACGCGCTCACCGCGTACCTTCCCTTCATCGACCGCACCGTGACGTCGTCCCTGCGCGCGTGGTCCGGCGAGTGCGCCGACGGCGGTGAGGTCGAGTTCCTGACGGAGCTCCGCCGGATGACGTTCAAGATCATCGTGCAGATCTTCCtgggcggcgccgacgacgccaCCATGCACGCGCTGGAGCGGagctacacggacctcaactaCGGGATGCGCGCCATGGCCATCAACCTGCCCGGGTTCGCGTACCGGCGGGCGCTGGGGGCTCGCCGGAGGCTGGTCTCCGTGCTGCAGGGCGTGCTGGACGagaggcgggcggcgacggccaaGGGGTTCACGCGGTCCAGCAGCGTGGACATGATGGACCGGCTGATCGAGGTGGAGGACGAGCACGGGCGGAGGCTGGACGACGACGAGATCATCGACATCCTCATCATGTACCTCAACGCCGGCCACGAGTCCTCCGGCCACATCACCATGTGGGCCACCGTGTTCCTGCAGGAGAATCCCGACATCTTTGCAAAGGCCAAG GCAGAGCAGGAGGCGATCATGAGGAGCATTCCACCGACGCAGCAGGGGCTGACGCTGAGGGACTTCAGGAAGATGGGGTACCTCTCACAG GTGATCGACGAGACGCTGCGGTTCGTCAACATCTCGTTCGTGTCCTTCCGTCAGGCGACCAAAGATGTCTTTGTGAACG GGTACCTGATCCCCAAGGGCTGGAAGGTTCAGCTGTGGTACCGGAGCGTGCACATGGACCCTCAAGTGTACCCTGACCCCAAGAAGTTCAACCCTTCAAGATGGGAG GGCCACTCGCCGAGAGCCGGCACATTCCTCCCCTTCGGCCTCGGCGCAAGGCTCTGCCCCGGCAACGATCTCGCCAAGCTGGAGATCTCCGTCTTCCTCCACCATTTCCTCCTCGGTTACAG GCTGACGAGGACGAACCCCAGCTGCCGGGTGAGGTACCTGCCCCACCCCAGGCCGGTGGACAACTGCTTGGCCAAGATCACCAGAGTTTCAGACGAGTACTGA